Proteins from a single region of Vibrio sp. DW001:
- a CDS encoding PfkB family carbohydrate kinase, protein MPIACLGITVLDRVQRVKELPTSGGKFVATDYFEIGGGPAATAAVAVAKLGHEVDFIGRVGGDSVAKTMLEELAGYGVNVTKSIHIPSASSAFSAVLVDDEGERMIINYQDKSLSRDIEPLKSVDFSTYSTILCDVRWPEGAKYALEQARKYRIPSVLDADLSPDSISELVELADHVAFSQPGLAKFTETDDPIQGLKTAQKRTKGKVYVTVGAEGCYWLEDGELKHQKGKVVDVVDTTGAGDVFHGAFAVAVSEQMESRQSVVFSNTVAALKCTKLGGREGIPSREIVNADINK, encoded by the coding sequence ATGCCAATAGCGTGCCTTGGAATTACTGTGCTCGATAGAGTGCAACGAGTAAAAGAACTCCCGACGTCGGGTGGTAAATTTGTAGCGACAGATTATTTCGAGATAGGTGGTGGTCCCGCCGCTACCGCCGCTGTGGCAGTGGCCAAGTTAGGACATGAAGTGGATTTTATCGGCCGTGTTGGTGGTGATTCAGTCGCTAAAACGATGCTTGAAGAGTTAGCTGGTTACGGCGTAAACGTGACGAAATCAATACACATTCCTAGTGCTTCGTCAGCCTTTTCTGCTGTATTAGTGGATGATGAAGGTGAACGTATGATTATTAATTATCAAGATAAATCACTTAGCCGTGACATAGAGCCACTAAAGTCTGTCGATTTTTCTACATACTCAACCATACTTTGTGATGTGCGTTGGCCAGAAGGTGCAAAGTATGCGCTAGAACAGGCTAGAAAATATCGTATTCCGTCAGTGTTGGACGCCGATCTTTCACCCGACTCTATTTCAGAATTAGTGGAACTTGCTGATCATGTTGCCTTTTCTCAGCCGGGCTTAGCTAAATTTACTGAGACAGATGACCCAATTCAAGGGTTAAAAACTGCTCAGAAAAGGACAAAAGGTAAAGTTTATGTTACCGTCGGAGCCGAAGGTTGTTACTGGTTAGAAGATGGTGAACTTAAGCACCAGAAAGGTAAAGTTGTCGATGTCGTCGATACAACTGGTGCTGGTGATGTTTTTCACGGAGCCTTTGCAGTTGCGGTTTCAGAGCAAATGGAGTCAAGGCAGTCTGTTGTTTTTTCAAACACAGTTGCGGCTTTAAAATGCACCAAATTAGGTGGGCGTGAGGGCATTCCAAGTAGGGAAATCGTTAACGCCGATATAAACAAATAA